The genomic stretch TTTAGCATGGCGATGCCCAACGGGGACACCGTGATAGCCGATGAGCGTTTTTTTGTTATTCGCGTCACAGACAGCGCCATCCACACTGACGCATGGACAGCGCACGAACGGGAAATGATGCGGGACCACCACTGGTGGAGCCGCGATGAACTGCTCGCCACGCCGGATACCTTCTACCCGGAACAGCTGGTTGAGATGTTGTGGCCCCAAACGGACGCGCCAACCGCACCCCGTTAGCAGGTGGGGGAAACAGGCCAGTTGATGCTTGGGGCGTGAGTCAGGTTGATACGGCTTAATTGCACCAGATAGGTTTTCCAATCTTTGAGTGCCTGCGTTTCCTGACTGGTAGCGATCGCCAGTTCCTGTGCGTAAGTCAGTTCCTGGATGCGATCATGCGCCATCTGGCGCCGGGCATCGCGCTCCAGCCGTGCTGCCTGTAACAGGCTCGCCTGATACACAATCGCATCCGTTGCCCACTTTTCCCCATCCCAGCGGTCACACTCGCTGGTGGGCGGCAACAGAGTCAGACCGGCGGACAGCTCGCCCAACACCTTGATGGTCTGTGGCTGACGCGTCTGCGTATGGTAAGCAGTATGTCCGCGAAAATCCGACACCGACTCCCAACACTGGCCATCAGCCGAGCGGCACAGCGCCTGCCCTTGCGTCACGGATTGCAGCGGTTCATCCGCATAACTGTGTGCCGGAATCCCGGTTCCCAGCATCAGATATTCATCGCTGTAACCATAGTATTCACGGGTTAGCGTATCTGCGTGATACACCCGCAGCCAGCCGGCATGGGATGCCAGTCCATCGGCCGCCAGCACGGCACGAGCTTCCTGTGTCGATATCGTCATTACGCGGCCCTCAC from Dickeya fangzhongdai encodes the following:
- a CDS encoding NUDIX hydrolase is translated as MKRRPASRLLILNPEQRVLLFLFHHTRDALAGKRYWATPGGAVESGETFEQAALRELWEETGIRRQDPGPCVAAQSFSMAMPNGDTVIADERFFVIRVTDSAIHTDAWTAHEREMMRDHHWWSRDELLATPDTFYPEQLVEMLWPQTDAPTAPR
- a CDS encoding tail fiber assembly protein, whose translation is MTISTQEARAVLAADGLASHAGWLRVYHADTLTREYYGYSDEYLMLGTGIPAHSYADEPLQSVTQGQALCRSADGQCWESVSDFRGHTAYHTQTRQPQTIKVLGELSAGLTLLPPTSECDRWDGEKWATDAIVYQASLLQAARLERDARRQMAHDRIQELTYAQELAIATSQETQALKDWKTYLVQLSRINLTHAPSINWPVSPTC